The Deltaproteobacteria bacterium genomic interval ACCTGATGAAGATCGTCTTTAATATCAAGGAAGATGACGCCCGAAACCCGGGAGTTATTGCCGACTGCACGGGGGACAACGCGGGAGATTCCGTCGGCCCGACAGCAGACGGCTTCGAAACCTATGGCGTGACCGGCGTCGCGTTGATCAGCTTTATCGTTCTGGCCGTCGGGATGATGATGGGACCGGACGGAAAACTCTCTCTTTCCTCCACCGGCCTCGAGGTCCAGTCCAAGTTGATCGTCTGGATCTTTGCGATGCGCGTCTTGATGATCATCACCTCGATCGGTTCTTATAGTTTGAATACCTTTGTTTCCAAAATGCTTTACGGCAACAAGCCTCATTTTAACTTTGAGGCCCCTCTCACAAGCCTTGTCTGGCTCACCTCGATTTTATCGATCGGCGTCACCTACACCGTCAGTTATCTCCTCCTGCACGACATGGATGCAACGCTCTGGTGGAAACTGTCGACGATCATCAGTTGCGGCACGGCGGCCGGCGCATTGATCCCTGAATTCACCAAGATCTTCACCTCCGCCAAGTCAAAACATGTTTCGGAGATCGTCAATGCCTCGCGCGAAGGAGGGGCCTCGCTCACGATCCTTGCCGGTCTTGTCGCCGGCAACTTTAGCGCCTTCTGGAAAGGGATGGTGATGGTCGGCCTGATGTTGATCGCTTTCCTGACCAGCCTTTCCGGACTGGATGCCTACATGGTCTACCCTTCCGTCTTTGCCTTTGGGCTCGTCGCCTTCGGCTTTTTGGGGATGGGACCGGTCACCATCGCGGTAGACAGTTACGGCCCTGTCACCGACAATGCCCAATCGATCTTTGAGCTTTCCCAGATTGAGACAATCCCGAACGTCTCTTCAGAGATCGAAAAAGATTTCGGGTTTAGACCGGACTTTAACAAAGGAAAGGCCCTTCTGGAGGAAAACGATTCGGCCGGTAATACCTTTAAGGCAACCGCCAAACCGGTCTTAATCGGAACTGCCGTGATCGGGGCGACTACGATGATTTTCTCGATTATTCTCCTCCTCAATCTGAAGCTGGACCTTCTCAATCCAAAGGTCCTTTTGGGTCTGATCACCGGAGGGGCGGTTATCTACTGGTTCACCGGAGCCTCCATCCAGGCGGTCAGCACCGGGGCTTATCGGGCGGTTGAATTTATCAAAAAACATATCCGGCTCGAAAGTGCGGAGAGGGCCTCGGTGAAAGATTCCAAAGAGGTCGTGAAGATCTGCACCCAGTATGCCCAGAACGGCATGATCAATATTTTTGGGGTCATTTTTTCATTCACTTTGGCCTTCGCCTGCTTTGACCCGACCTTCTTTGCCAGCTACCTGATCGCCATTGCCGTTTTTGGCCTCTTTCAGGCGATATTTATGGCAAACGCCGGAGGGGCTTGGGACAACGCCAAGAAGGTTGTCGAGGTGGACTTGAGGGAAAAAGGGACGCCGCTCCATGCCGCAACCATTATCGGTGACACTGTCGGCGATCCGTACAAGGACACTTCGTCGGTCGCCTTGAACCCGATCATCAAGTTCACCACCCTCTTCGGCTTGTTGGCGGTGGAAATCGCGGTCTCCGCCAAGGATATCGCGCAGACGATCGGCACTGTTCTTTTCCTGGTCGGACTCTTTTTTGTCTGGCGTTCTTTTTACGGGATGCGAATCAAAAAAATCTAATACCCCGTCCTCGCCCCGGAAGGAACGGTCCCCCCTTGGACTGGTGCCGCCGGCAGGGCCGGTGCCATCGGCTGAGCTGGTACCATCGGCTGTGTTGATGAGGCGGGAGGCGGTGGAGGGGAGGGAGCGGGGGCCGTCACCAGTGGTGTGGGCTGCGGTAGTGTTGCCGGAGGAGCCATCGGTGTCGGACTTTGTGGCGCCGTGGCGGGGGGTGGCGGGGTGACCCGGATTGTTATCGGTCCGGGGGCCATGGAGGTCACGGACGGCGGTACGGCAGGTACCACAAGCGTTGGGCTCGGATTGGTCCTCGGGGCCGATTCTGGAGTTGTCACAACAGGGGAACCGGTCGGCACCAGAGGAACCGGAACTACCGGTGGTGATCCCGGAGGAAGGGTCCCGACAACAGGAGGGGTCGGCGCAGGGACCCCCTGTGGCACAGGGATGGTCGGCATGCTTTGCGGTGCAGGGACTCCCTGAGGAGGGGCCACCTCGGAGACGGGCGGTGGCGGCGGTACCTCAGCAGGGGCCGTAAAGCTGGTCACCGGAACCGGCTCAGTCGGCGGCACACCCTCGGGTGGAACACCCTCGGGTGAAGCACCCTCAACAACTCCTCCTTCTTGTTGTTTCTTTTCAAAGACGCAATTCGAAAGGGCCATCGCCAGGACCAAGACAAAACCTGCCAGAAAACTCACCCCACTCCGCCAATCCTCTTTCATGACCCCCTCCCCCAATAAAGTTGAACCGGGGTTTATAGTCCTTTACCAGAAAGAATCAAGCGGTTTTTTCCCCCTACTTGATGTCCCCCAACATTTATGTTAGAAGGGGCGCACCCCATGTCGTCCTCCTTGCCGCGCCTGAGTTTTTTCCAAAGACTGGACCGATTGGCCAAAATCCTGTTTGGGCTGACACTCCTTTCAACGATAGGCATCCTTGCCATCGGTCTCTATTTTTATCTCTATTTCTCGCGCGACCTTCCGAAACTGACCAGCATTACCGAATACAAACCCCCTCTCGTCAGCGAGGTCTACGCCGAAGATGGGCAGATGATCGGTGTCTTCTGGGATGAGTGCCGCACCCTTCTCCCCTACAAGGAGATCCCGGAATTGGTGATCAACGCCTTCGTTGCCAGTGAAGACTCCCGTTTCTGGGACCATCGCGGCGTCGATATCCGCAGTATCGTCAGGGCCTTTTATGAAAACCTCAAGGCGGGACATGTGGTCCAGGGGGGAAGCACCATCACCCAGCAGGTCGCCCGCTCCCTTCTCCTAACGCGGGAAAAGAAATTAGGGCGAAAAATCAAGGAGGCGATCCTCGCTACCCAGATCGAGCAACACCTCAGCAAAGAACAGATTCTTTTCTTATACCTAAACCAGATCTATCTGGGAAACCGGGCCTATGGGATCGAGGCGGCGGCAAGAAACTATTTTCATAAAAATGCCCGGGAGCTGACCTTGGCCGAAATCTCCATCATTGCCGGCCTCCCTTCAGCCCCCTCCTCATTCAACCCGATCATCTCGCCAAAACAGGCAAAAGAGAGACAGCAACATGTCTTGAACCAGATGGTGGACAACGGCTATGTCAAGAAAAAGGAGGCTGAGGCGGCCCTGAAGGAGCCTCTCAAGATCTACCGGGCCGGGATCGACAAGGAATTTAACAACCAGTACGCCCCTTACTTTACGGAGAACGTCCGGCGGGCCCTGATGGAGAAATACGGCAGCGACCTGATCTATCAAGGGGGCTTAAAGATCTACACCACCGCCGATCTCAAGGCAAACAAGGCGGCTGAAAAGGCGTTGAAGGACGGGCTCCGTTCCGTAGACCGGAGACAGGGGTTCCGCGGGCCGATCGAAACCGTCGCTCCCGCTCAAATCGGGGAGACTGCCGATCAGATCCATGCTGACATCGTTTCCCAGGAGGTTCCTTACGTGATGATCTCCGGTGACGGAGGGTTCGTGGAAACCGAAGAGATGCGTCACCCGACACTCAAGACCGATAAACCCTATAAAGCGGTGGTAACCGATACAGACCCGAAGTTTCTAAAAACCCTGATCGGTCATAAGAAGGGAATCATCCTGAATGAAGACAAGCAATGGGCCTGGCGGCCGCTCAAAAAGGGGGATCTCCTCTGGGTCCAGAAAAAAAATGCCAACCCGGATGATTCCTATTTTGTTCTAAGCCAGGAACCGAAGGTGGAAGGGGCCATTTTTTCCTATGAACCGGTAACTGGCAAGATCAGGGCGATCATCGGCGGGTATGATTTTGCCCGAAGTGAATTCAACCGGGCGACACAGGCTTACCGGCAACCGGGAAGCGCCTTCAAACCGATTATCTACAGCGCCGCGCTCGATAAAGGCTACTCTCCCAGAACCCCTGTCGTTGACGGTCCGGTCACATTTCAGGTCAGTTCCACCGAATTTTACAGCCCAAAAAATTATGGCAACAAGCATAATGGCCTGATGACTGTTCGAACGGCACTAGCCCATTCGGTCAACATCATCGCCGTTAAGATCTTCTACGATATCGGCGTCGATTACACGATCGCCTATGCCCGTAAACTGGGGATCACCACACCAATCCACCGCTATCTTTCCAGCGCCCTCGGCGCTTCCGATATCACCTTGCAGGATCTGACAACCGCCTATGGCACTTTTGCCAACCACGGTATCCGGCCCAAACTCTTCATGATCACAAAGGTCGTTGATCAAAACGGCAAGGTTCTGGAGCAATACCAGCCCCCTAAACAGCCCGAGGCTATTGTTATGGCCCAAGAGGGGTCCGAAGGGGATTCCCCGAAGGGGAAAAAACGGAAAAAGGAGGCCAACACCGAGGAACTGAACACACCCCTCTTTGAAGCCGGTAAAAAGGTCATTGAGAGGGAAAATCTGAAAATTTCCAACGAAGAGATGAAGATCCTTTACGGCACCAGCATCCCCGAGGGTTTTGCGATCTCCCCCCAAACAGCCCACCTGATGGTTAGTCTCCTCTCGGAGGTCGTCAACAGCGGCACCGGCTTCAAGGCGAAAGAGTTGAAACGTCCTGCCGCCGGGAAGACCGGAACCACCAACGATGAAACCGACTGCTGGTTCGTCGCCTTCACCCCGGACCTGCTTACCGGTGTCTGGATCGGTTATGACAACAAGAAAAAACTGGGGGAAAAGATGACCGGAGGTGTTATTGCCGCCCCTGTCTGGCTCTCCTATATGCAGGAGGTCCTGAAGGATAAACCGGTTGCTTCCTTTGAACCTCCCAAGGGATTCGAGGTGGCCAAGATCGATACCCTGATGGGTGGTTCAGCCCCCTTGAGCAAGAAACAGGAGGTCGCGGAATCGACACCGGAAGCGGCCGCGGCAGAAAAAGAGACCTCATCCTCCCGCGGGATTGAATTTTTATTTGGGTATTAATGAGGAGGAGTAAATGAGGAATAAAAATGTTTGATCTTGGCGGCGGCGAAATAACCTTGGTCCTGATCCTGGCCCTGATCTTCATCGGGCCCAAGAGACTCCCTGAAATAGCAACAACCCTCGGCCGCTGGACGAAGAAGGCCAAAAAAGCGGTGGAAGATCTCCGCGAGGCCCTGGAAAAGGAAATCAAATGAATGGCGAATTACCGGAACTGGAGGCCAAGGCGGGCATTCTGGAACATCTAACCCAACTCCGGGTCTGCCTCATCCGCTCCTTCATGGCCCTCTTGGCCTCGCTCGTGGTCACACTCTATTTTTCAAAGCAGATCTATTCCCTCCTGGAAAGACCGATGCTTAAGGCCTTGCCAAGCGGGAGCAGTTTTATCGTGACCGGTCCGGTGGAGGCGATCACGAGCTACCTCAAGGTGTCCCTGATTGCCGGGATCTTTCTCGCCTCCCCGTTTGTCTTTTACCAGATCTGGAAATTCGTGGCCCCCGGACTTTATAACAGGGAGCGGAAGGGGGCGATCGGTTTTGTCCTGACCGCCAGCCTCCTTTTTATCGGCGGGGCCTCGTTTGGTTATTTTGTGGTTTTCCCGGCCGGTTTTCCCTTCTTCGTCAGCATCCTCGAAGGGACCGGTATTCAATATTTCCCCCGCATGGAGAGCTATCTTGATTTTACGGTCAAACTGCTCCTCGGTTTTGGGCTCGCTTTTCTCTTCCCGCTTTTTCTCTTCGTCCTGGCAAAGATCGGGTTGGTCACTCCTCAGCAATTGTCAAAAGCCAGACGTTATGTAGTCGTTCTTGTCTTTCTATTGGCCGGACTCCTCACCCCGGGACCGGATATCCTCTCCCAGTGTCTGCTCGCCATTCCGTTACTCGCGTTGTATGAGATTGCCCTGCTGGTGATCAGGTTTCTTTGGGTGAAGCACCCTTAGACGACAATATTTTCCCGATAAAGCCCAAAGACCTTTCTTAAACTATCCGAGATCTCCCCCAAGGTTGCCTGATTCCCAACCGCCTCCAAGACAAGAGGCATCAGATTTTCACCACCCCTCGCACCTTCTTCTAATTCTTTAATAACTTTGTTTATCTTTTTGTTATTTCTTTGTTTTTTATACGCTATTACCTTTGCTTTCTGCCTTTTCTCAATAGAGGGGTCGATCTTATGCAGGGGCATCTCCTTCTTGTCATCGTCACAAAATTCGTTCACCCCGACAAGGACCTGTCTTTTGGCCTCCACCTCTTTTTGATAATCAAAAGCGGCATTCTGGATCTCTTTCTGCACAAACCCTTTTTCGATCGCCGGGATCATCCCCCCCATTTTCTCCACCTTGTCGAAATAGACCTTCGCCCCTTTTTCAATCTCATCAGTCATGGACTCGATCGCATAAGAACCAGCCACCGGGTCAACCGTGTTGGGGACCCCCGATTCATGCGCAATGATCTGCTGGGTCCGAAGGGCAATCCGGGCCGACTCCTCCGTCGGCAATGCCAACGCCTCATCAAACGAGTTGGTATGGAGGGACTGTGTCCCTCCGAGTATGGCGGCCAACGCCTGAAGGGTCACCCGGGCAATATTATTTTTAGGTTGTTGCGCCGTCAGGGAGACGCCGGCGGTCTGGCTGTGAAAACGGAGTTTGAGTGAATCCTCCTTCTGCGCCTTGTACCGCTCCTTCATGATTTTGGCCCAGAGCCTTCTCGCCGCCCGAAATTTGGCAATCTCTTCCAGAAAATTGTTGTGAACTCCGAAAAAAAACGAAATTTGCGGGGCGATAGCATCCACCTGCAAACCGGCGGCGATCGCCGCATCCAGATAGGTCATCCCGTCCAAAAGGGTAAAAGCCACCTCCTGCACCGCCGTACATCCCGCCTCCCTCATATGGTAACCGGAAACACTGATGACATTCCAGTTGGGGAGATTTTTCTGACAGTCGGTAAAAAGATCGGTGATCAGACGAAGCGACGGTTTGACAGGATAAATATAGGTCCCGCGGGCGATGTATTCCTTCAAAATATCATTCTGCACCGTCCCCCGTAGCGCTGTCAGCAGGACTCCCTGTTTTTCAGCAACAACCCTATAAAGACAGAGAAGAATCATCGCCGTCGCATTGATCGTCATGGATGTGGAAACCTTGTCCAGCGGGATGCCGGAAAAGAGGGTTTCCATATCCTCGACCGAGTCGATCGCCACCCCGACCCGCCCCACCTCTCCCTTCGCCATCGGGTGGTCGGAGTCGTACCCCATTTGGGTTGGCAGGTCGAAGGCAACCGAAAGTCCGGTCTGTCCGTGGGCGAGTAGATACTTGAACCGCTTGTTGGTCTCCTCCGCCGTCCCGAAACCGGCGTATTGCCTCATGGTCCAGAGCCGGCCACGATACATTGTCGGCTGAACTCCACGCGTGAAAGGGAATTGGCCCGGAAAGCCAAGGGTTTCCAGATAATCTTTCTCTTCTCTTTCACTCATTCAATCACCACCAGACCCTGCCCCGCCTCGACCGTTTGTCCTTGTTTGACAAGAATTTCTTTAACCGTACCGGAGACGCTTGTCTGGAGTTCATTCTCCATCTTCATCGCCTCAACGACAACCAAGCTGTCCCCCGGTTTGACCGCTTGCCCCACCTGAACCTTGATCCCGATCACCCTTCCCGGCATCGGAGAAACGACAACCTCGTTACCAGAAGCAGCTTGAGATGAAGACTCCCCGTTGGCCCTCTCCGATCCAACCGGAATCAGGTAAGGGTGATCCACCCAACCGTCAATCTCGACAACAAAACCCTGTTTTTCTTTGCGGACAAAAACCTCGTAAGATTTTCCATCCACAAGCAGGGAGTAATGTCCCGGACCCAAAACTCTGTAGTCAATAGAGGGGCTCGCCTGGTTATTACTCATCGGAGTCCCTCTTGCAAAGAGATGGTCTTCCAACGAGACTCCGCCCCCTCGCTCCTCTCCTCCTTAAGAAGAGAAGTCTTCTGATGAATCTCCACCGCGATTTTTGCGATCTCCTCCAACCCTTGGCGCCTTTCCCTCTTCAATTCAAAAATGTTTCGTTCGATCCAACCGGTATCGTATCTCCCCTTCAGAAAATCGGGGTGTTCGAGAATCCGTTTATGAAAAGAGATATTCGTCTTGATCCCGATGATTTCGTATTCCTTCAAGGCACGCCGCATCCTCTGTATCGCCTCCTGCCGTGTCCTTCCCCAGGTGATCAGTTTGGCGATCATCGGGTCGTAGTAGACGGAGATTTCACAGCCCGGGTAAACGGCCGAATCGACGCGAACACCGGGTCCTTCAGGGTTACGCAGATGGGTGATCTTTCCCGGTGAAGGGAGGAAATCGTGATCCGGATCTTCGGCGTAGATACGACATTCCATTGCGTAACCATGTAGGGGCAGACCCATGTGTCTGCCCTTCCCAGATGGGCGAACACGTGGGTTCGCCCCTACAATTTCTGACAATTTTCCCCCCGCCGCAATCTCGATCTGGGCCCGTACCAGATCAAGCCCGGTCACCATCTCTGTCACTGGATGTTCCACCTGCAGACGGGCGTTCACCTCCAAAAAATAGAATTTTTGATTCTTATCGACAAGACATTCCACCGTCCCCGCCCCGTAATAACCAGCCGCCTTTCCAAGCTGGATCGCCGCTTTGATCATCGCCTGCCTCGTTTTCTCAGAAATAAACGGCGAGGGAGACTCTTCAATAATCTTCTGGTGCCTCCTTTGAACCGAACACTCCCTCTCCCCAAGACAAATGATGTTCCCTTTTTTATCCCCCAAGATCTGCAATTCTACATGGTGCGGGTTCTCAATATATTTTTCCATGTAAAGAGAACCGTCTCTAAAAGACTGTGCTGCTTCAGAGCTGGCGAGACGGAAGGCGGACTCCATCTCCTCAACCCGATTTACCCGACGCATCCCCTTGCCTCCCCCCCCTGCCCTCGCCTTGAGGATCACCGGGTATTTCATCAAAGCCGCTTCCCGCTTGGCTTCAACCGCATCCTGGAGAACAGCCAGGAGACCGGGAACAGAAGGAACCTTGGCCTTTTTGGCCAATTCCCTGGCCGCCAGCTTGTCTCCCGAAGCGGCCATCGCCTTTGGGGAAGGGCCGATGAAGACAATCCCCTCTTCCTGACACCGCTCAGCAAAGTCGGCGTTCTCGGACAGAAAACCGTAGCCGGGGTGGATCGCCTCCACACCCGCTTTTTTGGCCACCGCCAGAATTTTATCAATATCGAGATAGCTCTCGCGCGCCGGAGCCGGTCCCAAAAGATAGGCCTCCTCTGCAAACCGGACAGGGAGAGAAAGGCGATCCGCCTCCGAATAGACCGCTACCGTTTGGATCCCCAACTCCCGGCAGGTCCGGATCACCCTGAGGGCAATCTCTCCACGGTTGGCGATAAGAATTTTTTTGAACATGTAGGGGCGGCCCCATGTGGCCGCCCGGGCAGACACATAGGTCTGCCCCTACGTAACAAAAAGGAGTAGTCGGGGCAATCGAATTCTGATATGGACATGGTGTCCGCCAAAGGACGGATCAGCCTCCGGCTGAAGCGACAGTCGAACCATAATGAGACAGACCTATGACAAACTAGTTTCCCTTGCCAGTCACCTGCAAAGCCCTCTCCTCTTGCTCCTGAGGCTCTACTGGGGGGCACAGTTTATCCTGGCAGGAAAGGGGAAACTAACAAATATTGAAAAGGTTTTTGAATTCTTCCAGGGTCTTCATATTCCTTTACCACTCGCCAGCGCCTATCTGGTCGGCAGCACCGAACTTCTGGGAGGGATGCTTCTCGTCCTCGGCCTTGGCTCAAGGCTTGCGGCAATCCCCCTTTCGATCACCATGATCGTGGCCTATCTCACGGCCCATATCGAAGCGACACGAAATATTCTGAGCGACCCCGAGAATTTTATCGATCAGGCTCCATTTCTCTTTTTGCTGGTAACGTTGATCCTTCTGGCCTTCGGGCCGGGTCGGTTCTCTCTCGATGCCTGGTTGGAGAAAAAAATCAGGTTATAGCCTTGTCGATCTGCCTTATTTCCTCGACCGACAGGGTCATTTCCGCCGCCTTGACTGAATCCTCGATGCTCTCCACCCGGCTCGCCCCTGGAATAGGAACGACACAAGGCGACTTGGCCATGAGCCAGGCCAGCACCACCTGATAAGGAGAAACAGTCCTCTTTTGGGAAATCTCCTGGAACACCGGGATCTGCCCAATCTGCCCCACACGATAACTCCCCCCCAACGGGCTCCAGGGCAAAAAGGTCAGTTTTTCTTTTTCACAATAGGCCAACACCCCATCTTTTTCCGGATCCCGGCACCAGGGGTTGTAACGATTTTGGATTGAAACAATGTCGACGATTTTTCTGGCCCGACGGATCTCCTCCACCGAAACATTCGAGAGCCCGACAAAACGGATGAGTCCCTCATCAACGGCCTCTTTCACCGGTCTTAATGTTTCCTCAATCAGGTACCGGTCATCCGGGGCATGGAGTTGCCAGAGCGCAATCGGCCTTTCTCCCCCCAATGCCTC includes:
- a CDS encoding sodium-translocating pyrophosphatase; translation: MLSLLIALLGVIAPGVVLASEAELRIPELTSQFILFGSMISGVTLMKWGLVVSVLGMLFGLLEFLKIKKLPAHRSMLEISSLIYETCKTYLLQQGRFLILLEALIGGAIFYYFYALQHLELPRVLLILLWSILGILGSYAVAWFGIRINTLANSRTAFASLEGKPYPVMSIPLRSGMSIGVMLICVELFMMIYILLFVPRESAGACFVGFAIGESLGASALRICGGIFTKIADIGSDLMKIVFNIKEDDARNPGVIADCTGDNAGDSVGPTADGFETYGVTGVALISFIVLAVGMMMGPDGKLSLSSTGLEVQSKLIVWIFAMRVLMIITSIGSYSLNTFVSKMLYGNKPHFNFEAPLTSLVWLTSILSIGVTYTVSYLLLHDMDATLWWKLSTIISCGTAAGALIPEFTKIFTSAKSKHVSEIVNASREGGASLTILAGLVAGNFSAFWKGMVMVGLMLIAFLTSLSGLDAYMVYPSVFAFGLVAFGFLGMGPVTIAVDSYGPVTDNAQSIFELSQIETIPNVSSEIEKDFGFRPDFNKGKALLEENDSAGNTFKATAKPVLIGTAVIGATTMIFSIILLLNLKLDLLNPKVLLGLITGGAVIYWFTGASIQAVSTGAYRAVEFIKKHIRLESAERASVKDSKEVVKICTQYAQNGMINIFGVIFSFTLAFACFDPTFFASYLIAIAVFGLFQAIFMANAGGAWDNAKKVVEVDLREKGTPLHAATIIGDTVGDPYKDTSSVALNPIIKFTTLFGLLAVEIAVSAKDIAQTIGTVLFLVGLFFVWRSFYGMRIKKI
- a CDS encoding PBP1A family penicillin-binding protein; translation: MSSSLPRLSFFQRLDRLAKILFGLTLLSTIGILAIGLYFYLYFSRDLPKLTSITEYKPPLVSEVYAEDGQMIGVFWDECRTLLPYKEIPELVINAFVASEDSRFWDHRGVDIRSIVRAFYENLKAGHVVQGGSTITQQVARSLLLTREKKLGRKIKEAILATQIEQHLSKEQILFLYLNQIYLGNRAYGIEAAARNYFHKNARELTLAEISIIAGLPSAPSSFNPIISPKQAKERQQHVLNQMVDNGYVKKKEAEAALKEPLKIYRAGIDKEFNNQYAPYFTENVRRALMEKYGSDLIYQGGLKIYTTADLKANKAAEKALKDGLRSVDRRQGFRGPIETVAPAQIGETADQIHADIVSQEVPYVMISGDGGFVETEEMRHPTLKTDKPYKAVVTDTDPKFLKTLIGHKKGIILNEDKQWAWRPLKKGDLLWVQKKNANPDDSYFVLSQEPKVEGAIFSYEPVTGKIRAIIGGYDFARSEFNRATQAYRQPGSAFKPIIYSAALDKGYSPRTPVVDGPVTFQVSSTEFYSPKNYGNKHNGLMTVRTALAHSVNIIAVKIFYDIGVDYTIAYARKLGITTPIHRYLSSALGASDITLQDLTTAYGTFANHGIRPKLFMITKVVDQNGKVLEQYQPPKQPEAIVMAQEGSEGDSPKGKKRKKEANTEELNTPLFEAGKKVIERENLKISNEEMKILYGTSIPEGFAISPQTAHLMVSLLSEVVNSGTGFKAKELKRPAAGKTGTTNDETDCWFVAFTPDLLTGVWIGYDNKKKLGEKMTGGVIAAPVWLSYMQEVLKDKPVASFEPPKGFEVAKIDTLMGGSAPLSKKQEVAESTPEAAAAEKETSSSRGIEFLFGY
- a CDS encoding twin-arginine translocase TatA/TatE family subunit, producing the protein MFDLGGGEITLVLILALIFIGPKRLPEIATTLGRWTKKAKKAVEDLREALEKEIK
- the tatC gene encoding twin-arginine translocase subunit TatC, whose amino-acid sequence is MNGELPELEAKAGILEHLTQLRVCLIRSFMALLASLVVTLYFSKQIYSLLERPMLKALPSGSSFIVTGPVEAITSYLKVSLIAGIFLASPFVFYQIWKFVAPGLYNRERKGAIGFVLTASLLFIGGASFGYFVVFPAGFPFFVSILEGTGIQYFPRMESYLDFTVKLLLGFGLAFLFPLFLFVLAKIGLVTPQQLSKARRYVVVLVFLLAGLLTPGPDILSQCLLAIPLLALYEIALLVIRFLWVKHP
- a CDS encoding methylmalonyl-CoA mutase; this encodes MSEREEKDYLETLGFPGQFPFTRGVQPTMYRGRLWTMRQYAGFGTAEETNKRFKYLLAHGQTGLSVAFDLPTQMGYDSDHPMAKGEVGRVGVAIDSVEDMETLFSGIPLDKVSTSMTINATAMILLCLYRVVAEKQGVLLTALRGTVQNDILKEYIARGTYIYPVKPSLRLITDLFTDCQKNLPNWNVISVSGYHMREAGCTAVQEVAFTLLDGMTYLDAAIAAGLQVDAIAPQISFFFGVHNNFLEEIAKFRAARRLWAKIMKERYKAQKEDSLKLRFHSQTAGVSLTAQQPKNNIARVTLQALAAILGGTQSLHTNSFDEALALPTEESARIALRTQQIIAHESGVPNTVDPVAGSYAIESMTDEIEKGAKVYFDKVEKMGGMIPAIEKGFVQKEIQNAAFDYQKEVEAKRQVLVGVNEFCDDDKKEMPLHKIDPSIEKRQKAKVIAYKKQRNNKKINKVIKELEEGARGGENLMPLVLEAVGNQATLGEISDSLRKVFGLYRENIVV
- a CDS encoding biotin/lipoyl-binding protein produces the protein MSNNQASPSIDYRVLGPGHYSLLVDGKSYEVFVRKEKQGFVVEIDGWVDHPYLIPVGSERANGESSSQAASGNEVVVSPMPGRVIGIKVQVGQAVKPGDSLVVVEAMKMENELQTSVSGTVKEILVKQGQTVEAGQGLVVIE
- a CDS encoding acetyl-CoA carboxylase biotin carboxylase subunit, which produces MFKKILIANRGEIALRVIRTCRELGIQTVAVYSEADRLSLPVRFAEEAYLLGPAPARESYLDIDKILAVAKKAGVEAIHPGYGFLSENADFAERCQEEGIVFIGPSPKAMAASGDKLAARELAKKAKVPSVPGLLAVLQDAVEAKREAALMKYPVILKARAGGGGKGMRRVNRVEEMESAFRLASSEAAQSFRDGSLYMEKYIENPHHVELQILGDKKGNIICLGERECSVQRRHQKIIEESPSPFISEKTRQAMIKAAIQLGKAAGYYGAGTVECLVDKNQKFYFLEVNARLQVEHPVTEMVTGLDLVRAQIEIAAGGKLSEIVGANPRVRPSGKGRHMGLPLHGYAMECRIYAEDPDHDFLPSPGKITHLRNPEGPGVRVDSAVYPGCEISVYYDPMIAKLITWGRTRQEAIQRMRRALKEYEIIGIKTNISFHKRILEHPDFLKGRYDTGWIERNIFELKRERRQGLEEIAKIAVEIHQKTSLLKEERSEGAESRWKTISLQEGLR
- a CDS encoding DoxX family protein codes for the protein MRQTYDKLVSLASHLQSPLLLLLRLYWGAQFILAGKGKLTNIEKVFEFFQGLHIPLPLASAYLVGSTELLGGMLLVLGLGSRLAAIPLSITMIVAYLTAHIEATRNILSDPENFIDQAPFLFLLVTLILLAFGPGRFSLDAWLEKKIRL
- a CDS encoding aldo/keto reductase is translated as MIYKELGPTGVKVSAIGLGGMPMSLKGRPREEQSIRVIHRALDLGVTLIDTADSYCQDESDKHHNERLIAKALKSRGAASSAPTQEIIVATKGGLMRPGGDWVTNGDPKHIARTIRESFEALGGERPIALWQLHAPDDRYLIEETLRPVKEAVDEGLIRFVGLSNVSVEEIRRARKIVDIVSIQNRYNPWCRDPEKDGVLAYCEKEKLTFLPWSPLGGSYRVGQIGQIPVFQEISQKRTVSPYQVVLAWLMAKSPCVVPIPGASRVESIEDSVKAAEMTLSVEEIRQIDKAIT